In the Dictyostelium discoideum AX4 chromosome 6 chromosome, whole genome shotgun sequence genome, TTTGGCTCTAGAGTTTGCAACGAATGGGAATCTACCAATATTGTATTGGATACCTTCTTTTTGTAATTCTTCTTCAGTCTTACCAACCCAAGCAACTTCTGGGTGAGTGTAGATAATGGATGGGATGGCACCATAGTTAACATGACCACCACCATTGTGAATTTGTTCAATGATAGCAATACCTTCTTCTTCAGCTTTGTGAGCAAGCATTGGACCACGGATGGCATCACCAATTGCGAAAATTGATGGAACTTTAGTGTTAAAGTGATCTCCAACTTCGACACGACCAGCTTTATCGGTTGGGATACCAACTGATTCAAGACCAAGACCACTAGTATTTGGACGACGACCAACAGAGACAAGGACAGCATCAGCTTCGAGAGTACCAGTGAAACCACCAGCACCAACTTGTTCAACGGTTACAGTAACCTTACCATCAGATTTTTTAACGACAGAGGTAACTTTAGTTTCGAGATGGAATTTCATGTGTTGTTTCTCTAATGATTTTTGGAATTTCTTTGCGACTTCACCATCGGCACCAGCAGCGATTCTATTTGTAAACTCGACAACAGTGGTTTCAGAACCTAAACGACTCCAAACTGAACCTAATTCTAAACCAAtgacaccaccaccaatgaCGATCAATTTCTTTGGAACACTCTTAAGAGCTAAGGCACCGGTTGAAGAGATGATAGACTCTTCATCGATGTTAACATTTGGAAGTGATGTAACCTCTGAACCGGTTGCAATGACAATATTTTTGGTTTCGATAGTTTTAACGGAACCGTCATTTAATGTAACTTCGACAGTGTTTGGGCCAGTGATTTTACCGAAACCTTTATCATATTTTACTTTGTTCTTTTTGAATAAACCTTCAATACCTGATGTTAAGCCACTGACTGATTTATCTTTGTATTGCATCATTGCTCCCAAATCTAATTCAACACCTGAACATTTGACACCATATTTGGACATTTTAGTGGTGGCTTCTTCATAAAGATGTGATGCATTCAATAATGCTTTTGATGGAATACAACCAACATTTAAACATGTTCCTCCTAATTTACCTCTTTTCTCTACAACTGTAACTTTCATACCTAATTGACCTGCTTTAATACCTGCAACATAACCACCTGGTCCACcaccaataacaacaacatcttgttgttctatttttttttttttttaaaaaaaattaatattaattttattttttatttttttatttttttcatatttgtTTATGATAAATAGttgaaattttgatttttgttaaatgaaattaaagtgttagtatattatttttcttattttttttcttttttttttttttttttttttttttttttttttttttttttttttggcttATAGAGTGGTGTTTTTGATCACGATATTCTCTAGtctaaatgttttatttatttattttattttattttattattaacaaatattatttaagtTTTAAATATCAAAACCTACCAGTTGAGAAGAAACGTTGACCAAAAGTACGTAAGTTAGAAATTCTGTTAATTcttaacatttttaattatattaatatttacaaagaaaaaaaaaaaaaaaaaaaaaaaaaaattagaaaatgaaaatgaaaatgaaaaaaaaaaaaaattaaaaaaattaaaatttttaaaaaaaaaaaaaaaaaaaaaaaaaaaaaaaaaaatcgtttTTTGAGACACATAATTGTTTATATAATTCCCAAATTTACCAAAAGAATACCTTTGGttttaaaatagaaattttaGCTCACGccataaaatcattattttatctttttttagaaattttattacaccatttgaaaaaaaaaaaaaaaaaaaaaaaaaaaaaaaaaaaaatttttgattttcattttttttaaattaatttagttctcatatttttttttttttcatttttttgattattattgttattatttttttatttttttttaaatgaaaaagtaAAAGAATATAGCCATCAACCAAGAATGgaccaaaatcaacaacaacaacaacaacaacaacaacaacaacaacaacaacaacaacaacaacaacaacaacaacaacaacaacaacaacaacaacaacaacaacaacaacaacaacaacaacaacctccCAATGGAATGATGCCAATGAATGGAGAACAAACTACACCAATAATACCACAAAATAGAAatatatcattatcattggtCATTCATAGATTAGTAGAACAATCATACAATAGTTTATTGGGATTAACAGAAGGATTACCAAAGGCCAATGATTTAGAGAGAAAAAAAGcaattgttgattatttagATGGTACAAGAGAGAAATTTCTTAGattaatggttttaattaAATGGTCAGAACATGTACCAACTCTTACAAAAGCAAATGTATGTTATATTTATAGAGAATGAGTGttaattacaaaaattatcaatcagtttataataattttatttacccTAAACTAAcattagttattattattattattattattattattattattattattattatttttagaatataATTGATATATTAAATCTTGAGGATTCATATCTTAGAGAAGCAGcagatttattaataaatacacAATTCAGTTTAGTGAATGCAAGAGCACCAATTTATGATGTGCCCACTGCAATTGATGTTTTAACAACAGGTACTTATCAAAGAATGCCAACAAACATTAAGAGAgtaataccaccaccacctttAAAACCAACTCAAATTGAATCAGCCTTAGAAAGATTAAATGATATcatcaaatataaattattcattAGTGATGTTCCAAAAGAATTTCAACCTATTACTGTTtgtatgtatttttaatcataataaataaataaataaataaataaataaataaataaataataattaatagcATATACTAAATTATCATTCTTAATTAGCTGATGGTAAGGCTCATATATTTGTAGATGATGAATATGAAGCCTACTTAACGATTGATGGTGGATCAGAGAAATCAAATTGGGTTATATTatcattgaatttatttgtatactcaaaaagaaatttaaatggtgaagGACCAATCAAAGTTGcatatgataataaaatgaaatatgtTTTAGATAGAGTTCAAAATCGTATCATTTCATCTGCTCaaccattatttgaattacatAATATAGTTCGTAATGTATTAAAAACCTCcctatttaataataataatattaataataataataatattaataataataataataataataataataataataataataataataataataataataataataataataataataataataataataataataataataataataataataataataataataataataataataataataataataataatgataatataaactaatattgtattttaaatttatttctttaaagaTTATTTATGTATATCATCGCAAATGGATATTTTAGCATCACAAGTTGAAAACTTAAAGAAAACCATTCTAAAGAATAATATAAGATGTGTATTTGGTAAAGATCAATCTATTACAGTATTTTATTGGTTACCtgaagattttaatttgGTTGGTGTAACACAACATACATTAGGAAATCTAATGCCAAATAAACATACAAATTTTAAGATTTACATTGATGaacatcaaaaaattaaaatatcacaTTATCCACCAATTACTCAtccaaaaaatgaaaattattttaaaattgtaagtATAATCTAGATTTTATTACatatatcttttaaaaattaattaactaaatgttttttaatttttttttttttttttttttaatataggcaagtttaaatttagaaactATTTTATTACAAGCAATTGAATTGAATGCATATGATAAAGTTTATCTTttgaattcattattattagataatAGAATCACAGCAaatacaacatcatcatcatcatcatcatcatctaataataataatactgcATCACCAATAAtcaatagaaataataataatggtaaaccaaatttattatcaactaAACAATCTAATAACCCATTAAGCAGATCATTCcatttaaatgatataaaGTTAATAATGAGTTCAAGATTCTCtgatgaaaatcaaaatgattCAAATGGAAATAATGATCATTTACCAACTGTATTGAGAGTGATGTTATATGGTTCAAAGTTTTTAGATATCACTGTAAACTTTCAAAATGGTAAATTCTCACTCATTAAATCTTCAAATTATATAGAGTTTACAAATCATTTAGAACAaagattaaataaagatccaaatgaaattgaatcaattgtaaatgtatttaaattaaaggTATTGTATTGcatttattggtttttaaatatatatatatatatatttatttatttatttatttatttattatattaaatactAATAGAAATATTtcctttttattataattataaagtCACTTTTAACATGTTTTGAAGAagcatcattatttttaggaTTAGAATGTTTTAATAAGATACCATTACAAAtgaatagtagtaataatagtgaaaGTAATCAATTGGCGAATGAATTATTCTCTGATTCAAATTTCATTTGTGTTAGTATTAGTTTAGCAAAAGAGAATAACCCATATTATTTAGTTATCTCTATAAAGGCAACTTGTTTCACTCCATCATTTCATTTACTATTTTGTAAGATGTTACCAAAATCAACCATAATGACATTGGATTCTATCATTAAATTAGAGAGTGATCAATTGAATAAACTATTGAAAGAATGTCCAATCGGTAGTATAtcaagtagtaataataccaatagtAATGGAAATGGTCCATTTCAAAGTTATATCTCTACACTCTTGGAAAAGATTGTTGAAGcttcaaatcaaaaaattaatttattatcaattcaatcatttttaaagaaagaaaatataaattattatcaaccaTCTCAAcaagatattgaaaataataataataataataataataataataataataataataataataataataataataataataataataataataataataataataataataataataataataataatggtaataatggttataaaaataatggaatCACAACAACTACATCTATTGTTTTCCTTTTTAatgaacaacaaattcaaaagattTCACCATTCCTTTCAAATCATATATCACATCAAACACCAAttacaatttcatttaaaaatggatTTTATACTTTATCATTCACTCAACAAAGACCATTTGAATATAAGAAAtatggtagtggtagtaatattaatataaattctttCGGAGAgaataattcaaatgaaaattatatatatagaaaAGGTAATTGGATATTTAAATATCAACAAACTAGTGATTGgtttaatagtttttgtaATGATTTAATGACAATATCAAAGATTACCAATATATCATCACAATTATTGAAACAAATGGAGACATTAGAAATCTATAAACAATTGATAACTCATTTAACTATTAAACCAATgtcaattgaatttgtttgttttgttgGTTCAAATCAAACTCGTACCAATGTTATAATGTTTGTAGAGAAGAAAACCgctgaaattaaattatcatttcaaCCTTACTCCAATCCATTGTTGGTCTATTTAGAGAAAGATATCAATCAATCACCAACAAATGATATTACAAATTCATTACGTGCCATCATCAACTCCAATGATATCTCTGTCTACATCAATTCATTGATATCACCATTGGAGTTAAGTTTCTATTTACCATTGGAGATTCTGGTCATACCAAGATCAATTTGTCAAATTCGTCTTCTCTATAAAAATCTTTAtggtattgatattaaattgaTCTCTCATGAATATTGTGCCATCAGTGATTCTTTCTACTCTTTAAATTCTAGTAAACAAGTTAGACTAACAAgtataaatcaattacattCATTTATGGAACAAAGAGTTTCACTTCAAGCTTTAGATAATCCAACTGGTCATCGTACAAGTTGGCTATTACCAAttaaacaatttcaaaaaactATTAGtagaattttcatttatttaaattctttaaatactttaaaatttgctcaaaatttaatgaaaccaaatgtaaaaaaaaaaaaaaaaaaaaaaaaaaaaaaaaaaaaaaaaactattttttaaatttaaaaactaactctaaaattttattttattttattttattctataGTTTCAACCACTTGTACCATCAAATCCATCATCTCAAAAGTTTAGCaatgattattttattgtatcattttcaattcgTGATTATACATCATTTGATATTGAtgtaacaaataaaaatctagAGAATTCAGTACCATCCAATGAAGAGTTGGCATTGTTTTGTCAatattttaagaaaaaagtACAACAATTAAACTATAGATCTCAAACCATTGGTTCTTGTATTCAAATGTTAACATTACCACCAAAGATACTTTGGGAATTCATTAGAGTACTCTTGGAGATTACTGGTCCAAAATTCGATGGTTATACAATTGAAATCTCTCTAAATACCTCTAGTATTCACTCAAAGAATAAAGAATCCTTTTTTCATATCCCTGATGAGAATCAAGTTTATTTCATATTACGTTATTTGAATTCATCTCGTACAGATATCATACCACCTGATCAATTCACTGATATTCCAATCATTTATAACTacaatgaaaaatcaatacGTTATTGGAATAAATTGGATTCAAATAGCACTTCCTCCTCCTCCTCTTCAACACTTCCAAAGAAATCTCTATCAATTGTTGAAGAAGTTAAACAAAAATTCGTTGAAGAAGTTGCAAAATTAATCCCTGATGCTTTAAATGCTTCCTCTGGTAAATCTTctccaatttcaattttctttaaatcttttctcccaaaaattaaaccaattttCTCAAATCCAACTGCTTCCACTTTGTTattaatacaacaacaacaacaacaacaacaacaacaacaacaacaacaacaacaacaacaacaacaacaacaaattgaaaataataactttGCCTCTgcttcatcatcaattaggtaatttccaaaaaaaaaaaaaaaataaaaataaaaataaatattaaaaaaataattaagaaagtaaaaaatcaaattcactTTTAAAAGGGTATCACCCAAAAAAgttagatttttaaaaacttaataataaaaaaaaaaaaaaaggttgtgtttttatttttaagtttttaaaaaaccattatcattaattaaaattattttttttaaaattatttttaatgacaACCACactgttttatttttttaattgtgaaAAATAAGATAGTGGGGgatgttgaaaaaaaaaaaaaaaaaaaaattttctccCTCTTTGTAAAATTCTtgagtaattttttttttggcgccaaaaaaaaaaaaaaaaaaagtttgtttATGTCAGACAGAGGTGGTTCCAACatgttttaatataaaacggaagaaaaaaaaaaaaaaattatattttcaaacatttttttaaagtacAAACAAAGTGTAAGTaagaaaacaataaaaaacaaataaataggaaaaagaattttaaaaaaaaaaaaaaaaaaaaaaaaaaattatttctttttttggtttttttgaACTCTCTCtgtgaataaaaaatttttatttttttttttttaaaaaaaaaaaatataaatttttttttttttattttttttttttttaaaaaaaaaaaaaatttcgtTTTTGTGCGTacaaactaaaaaaattttttttttattttaaatttttttttttagtttttcatAAGATAGAGATAGAAAGTTAAAATGGTATGTGTATAATTTtaagttttattaatagaactaataatgataaagaaaaaattaatttgaaaataaaaaataatatgagtgtttattataaataaactctttttattatttaattttttattttttcatttatttatttttttttcattatatataaaaaaaaacttcttTAATGTTCTCAATTTAttaacactttttttttttttttttttaatttcattacctTTATTTAGGcagaaaaagaacaaattaaattagtcttagttggtgatggtggtgttggtaaaGTAAGTAAAAGAAGTtcgtaaaaaaaataaaaaaataaaaaaataataataataaaacatcaaatcatattaatttaattctttcttcttttttttagaCCACTTTTGTCCAACGTCATCTTACTGGTGAATTCGAACCAAGATATATCCGTATGTAtccttttattattattttttttttcttacaaaaaaaaaaaaaaataaaaaaaataagatttaGCAATTGATCTCAAATTAcagaatatttaatattggtttatttgggtagcaatatgtttttttgttAGTCAAAAGCTTATCACTTTACAATATTTAGGAATCAAATTttaactgtttttttttttttttttccttttttttttttcttcaataATATAGCAACTCTTGGTGTATCAGTCCATCCATTAATCTTCTACACCAATTTCGGTAAAATCCACTTCAATGTATGGGATACCGCTGGTCAAGAAAAATTCGGTGGTTTAAGAGATGGTTATTAGTAAGTTGAATATAAACACACTCATCCATCATATGATCATTAACGAAATTAAATTactaacttttttattttttaattttaatttttttattattttatatagtATTCAAGGTAATTGTGCCATTATTATGTTTGATGTCACATCCCGTATTTCATACAAAAATGTTCCAAATTGGCACTCTGATTTAACCAGAGTTTGTGAAAACATCCCAATCGTTTTATGTGGTAACAAAGTTGATGTTAAAGATCGTAAAGTCAAACCATCCCAAATTGTTTTCCATCGTAGATACAATTTATCATACTATGATGTTTCAGCCAAATCAAATTACAATTTCGAAAAACCATTCGTCTGGTTAACATCAAAACTCCTCGGTAACAAGGCTGTCACTCTCGTTCAACAACCAACCTTAAAATTACCAGAAACCGTTCTCGATTCCAACTTAATGAGtttatatgaaaaagaaGTCGCTGATGCTGCTGCCCTCCCATTACCAGAAGACAATGATGACTTgtaaacaaatttaaaaaaaaaaaacaataaaaaaaaataataataataataataaagccaacaataaatttcaataatcTCAATCCACCTAAATgcataataaacaaaaacaaaatatataatatatatatatatatttatatctaaaagaaaaaaaaaaaaaaacaatattaaatattaatttatttcgatcataaaaaaaaaaaaaaaaaagtatttttattgaataccatatttttttattgtattatCATACCATCCCTTTCTAATttgtttatctttttcttttaaatttgactTGAATATTTGTTTTGGATTTAAATCTAGTGGCCAAACAGGTAAATAGATTACTTTTTCAGGGTCATCAACAGTCATACCCtttttaaacatttcaaCACCAGCCCATGCAATCATGGTTCCATTGTCATTACATAATTCGGGTCTTGGGAAATAGATTGGCAAATTATAACGTTTTCCAATATCATCTATTCTTTttcttaaattattattctttgaaACACCTCCAGAAACTACAATTCCTTTTAGTGGTTCCCTTTTAATGATTTCTATTGCCGGAGGTTTACcactttttgtttttgatgctaataattcatttttcttttgttttggtgttttaaaattataataccaATCTAATGACTTTTTAATTCTATGTTCTAAATGATTAAATGCAACATTTTGAAATGATGCTGCTAAATTACATTTATCAACGaatgataattcattttcatctgttattaaattatttgtttctgttgttattattgttgttgttgttgttgttgttgttgtttttgttgttgtattattagttattgatgatgatgaagatgattttgatttaatttcttttactAATCTTGCAAGTGAAGATTTTATAccagaaaaagagaaatcacaattatttgaatctttCATTGGTAAAGTGAAATGATGACTATTTGGATCACCTTTTGAAGCTAAAATTTCAATAGCTTGACCGCCATGTATATTCTCGATTAAAGATTGACCATCCCAAACTTGGCCATATGGACAACCCAAGATTCTTGCTGCTTTATCTAATGCTTCACCAATAGAATCATCCAATGTATTGCCAATGAGTTGATATTTTGAAACATCATtacatattaaaatttgtgaATGTCCACCACTGACCAATACAATAAGAAATggaaattcaattgaatggTTTTCCATTCTAACCACTAAACTATGACCTTCCATATGGTTCACTGAACAGaatggttttttaaattctctaTACAATTGTTTGGCTTTGTTTAATCCAACTTCCAATGATTTACCCATACCTGGTCCCGTTGTAACCGCTATTACATCGATATCCTCCATTGTCATACCAGCTTTATCCAATGTTTTTTCAATGGCATTATCAATCTCATTTTGATGTGCTTCAAATGCAATTGATGGTACAATTCCATTATGTACTTTATGTAATGACCATTGAGGTTTAGAATATTCTGCCATAATCTTTCCTTCACTATTTACAATGCCAATACTTGTATCATCACAACTAGTTTCAATACCAATaacattaaatattttcttattattaatattattattattaagacCACTGCCACTCATTTTACTATAATATtttagattatttttataaaaattatttttaattttataaattgatcTTATCATTTCATTGATTTagatgattttattattaaattattatctgtttttgtttgaaaaatttttagcaaaataaattaaaaaaaaaaaaaaaaaagggaaaacaagaaaactaaaaaaaaaaaaaaaaaaaaaaaaaaaaaaaaaaaggaaaatactaaaaatttataaaaaaataactaattcaatatctttatcaaataatttggGTTTggcctattttttttttatta is a window encoding:
- the med14 gene encoding hypothetical protein, translating into MDQNQQQQQQQQQQQQQQQQQQQQQQQQQQQQQQQQQQQQQQQPPNGMMPMNGEQTTPIIPQNRNISLSLVIHRLVEQSYNSLLGLTEGLPKANDLERKKAIVDYLDGTREKFLRLMVLIKWSEHVPTLTKANNIIDILNLEDSYLREAADLLINTQFSLVNARAPIYDVPTAIDVLTTGTYQRMPTNIKRVIPPPPLKPTQIESALERLNDIIKYKLFISDVPKEFQPITVSDGKAHIFVDDEYEAYLTIDGGSEKSNWVILSLNLFVYSKRNLNGEGPIKVAYDNKMKYVLDRVQNRIISSAQPLFELHNIVHYLCISSQMDILASQVENLKKTILKNNIRCVFGKDQSITVFYWLPEDFNLVGVTQHTLGNLMPNKHTNFKIYIDEHQKIKISHYPPITHPKNENYFKIASLNLETILLQAIELNAYDKVYLLNSLLLDNRITANTTSSSSSSSSNNNNTASPIINRNNNNGKPNLLSTKQSNNPLSRSFHLNDIKLIMSSRFSDENQNDSNGNNDHLPTVLRVMLYGSKFLDITVNFQNGKFSLIKSSNYIEFTNHLEQRLNKDPNEIESIVNVFKLKSLLTCFEEASLFLGLECFNKIPLQMNSSNNSESNQLANELFSDSNFICVSISLAKENNPYYLVISIKATCFTPSFHLLFCKMLPKSTIMTLDSIIKLESDQLNKLLKECPIGSISSSNNTNSNGNGPFQSYISTLLEKIVEASNQKINLLSIQSFLKKENINYYQPSQQDIENNNNNNNNNNNNNNNNNNNNNNNNNNNNNNNNNNNNNNGNNGYKNNGITTTTSIVFLFNEQQIQKISPFLSNHISHQTPITISFKNGFYTLSFTQQRPFEYKKYGSGSNININSFGENNSNENYIYRKGNWIFKYQQTSDWFNSFCNDLMTISKITNISSQLLKQMETLEIYKQLITHLTIKPMSIEFVCFVGSNQTRTNVIMFVEKKTAEIKLSFQPYSNPLLVYLEKDINQSPTNDITNSLRAIINSNDISVYINSLISPLELSFYLPLEILVIPRSICQIRLLYKNLYGIDIKLISHEYCAISDSFYSLNSSKQVRLTSINQLHSFMEQRVSLQALDNPTGHRTSWLLPIKQFQKTISRIFIYLNSLNTLKFAQNLMKPNFQPLVPSNPSSQKFSNDYFIVSFSIRDYTSFDIDVTNKNLENSVPSNEELALFCQYFKKKVQQLNYRSQTIGSCIQMLTLPPKILWEFIRVLLEITGPKFDGYTIEISLNTSSIHSKNKESFFHIPDENQVYFILRYLNSSRTDIIPPDQFTDIPIIYNYNEKSIRYWNKLDSNSTSSSSSSTLPKKSLSIVEEVKQKFVEEVAKLIPDALNASSGKSSPISIFFKSFLPKIKPIFSNPTASTLLLIQQQQQQQQQQQQQQQQQQQQQQIENNNFASASSSIR
- the ranA gene encoding GTP-binding nuclear protein Ran → MAEKEQIKLVLVGDGGVGKTTFVQRHLTGEFEPRYIPTLGVSVHPLIFYTNFGKIHFNVWDTAGQEKFGGLRDGYYIQGNCAIIMFDVTSRISYKNVPNWHSDLTRVCENIPIVLCGNKVDVKDRKVKPSQIVFHRRYNLSYYDVSAKSNYNFEKPFVWLTSKLLGNKAVTLVQQPTLKLPETVLDSNLMSLYEKEVADAAALPLPEDNDDL
- a CDS encoding hypothetical protein (O-sialoglycoprotein endopeptidase), giving the protein MSGSGLNNNNINNKKIFNVIGIETSCDDTSIGIVNSEGKIMAEYSKPQWSLHKVHNGIVPSIAFEAHQNEIDNAIEKTLDKAGMTMEDIDVIAVTTGPGMGKSLEVGLNKAKQLYREFKKPFCSVNHMEGHSLVVRMENHSIEFPFLIVLVSGGHSQILICNDVSKYQLIGNTLDDSIGEALDKAARILGCPYGQVWDGQSLIENIHGGQAIEILASKGDPNSHHFTLPMKDSNNCDFSFSGIKSSLARLVKEIKSKSSSSSSITNNTTTKTTTTTTTTTIITTETNNLITDENELSFVDKCNLAASFQNVAFNHLEHRIKKSLDWYYNFKTPKQKKNELLASKTKSGKPPAIEIIKREPLKGIVVSGGVSKNNNLRKRIDDIGKRYNLPIYFPRPELCNDNGTMIAWAGVEMFKKGMTVDDPEKVIYLPVWPLDLNPKQIFKSNLKEKDKQIRKGWYDNTIKKYGIQ
- the lpd gene encoding dihydrolipoamide dehydrogenase — its product is MLRINRISNLRTFGQRFFSTEQQDVVVIGGGPGGYVAGIKAGQLGMKVTVVEKRGKLGGTCLNVGCIPSKALLNASHLYEEATTKMSKYGVKCSGVELDLGAMMQYKDKSVSGLTSGIEGLFKKNKVKYDKGFGKITGPNTVEVTLNDGSVKTIETKNIVIATGSEVTSLPNVNIDEESIISSTGALALKSVPKKLIVIGGGVIGLELGSVWSRLGSETTVVEFTNRIAAGADGEVAKKFQKSLEKQHMKFHLETKVTSVVKKSDGKVTVTVEQVGAGGFTGTLEADAVLVSVGRRPNTSGLGLESVGIPTDKAGRVEVGDHFNTKVPSIFAIGDAIRGPMLAHKAEEEGIAIIEQIHNGGGHVNYGAIPSIIYTHPEVAWVGKTEEELQKEGIQYNIGRFPFVANSRAKTNDDVEGFVKFLAAKDSDRVLGAHIMGTNAGELIGECVLAMEYGASCEDIARTCHGHPTLSEAVKEAAMDAYDKPIHM